The Nocardioides marmorisolisilvae genomic interval GTCCGGTTCCGACACTTGCGCAGCCGTCCAAGTCGCCTGTGGGGTCGAAGCCTTAGGCGACTGCGCGCACTCTTTAGCGAGCCGAAGCGCGGCGTCATTCCGGATGAGCGTGTGACTACGTTCCCGGCCAGCCGCTCAGGAGCCGGTGTACCAGACGCCCTCGGTGCTGGCGCGGGCGAGCCCGTTTGGCCACGGTGCGGCCGGTTCCGACCGACAATGCCGCTGATTCCACGGCCCTACCTACCAGATGGTTGACACCTACCTATTGGAAGGTAGATAGTCCTCGGTGTGACGGCGACCACAGGCCAGGGGACGAGCCAATCGACGACCCGCGAGCGGATCCTCGAGTTGGCGACGAACGTCGTGCAGCGGTCCGGATATCACGCGCTGCACTTTGCTGACCTCGCCGACGGGGTCGGCATCAAGAAGGCGAGTTTGCACTACCACTTCCCGACGAAGGAGGCGCTGGGTCGCACTGTAATGACGACCTATCGCCAGCAGATGCGCGGCCAGCTCGCCGAGATCGATGCAGGGACGAGGGACCCGATGGCGCGCCTGGCCGCGTACGTCGGTCTGTATCGGGGCGTGATCGATGGGAGTGCCGATCACATGTGCCCCGGGGGCATGTTGGCGGCAGAGACGATGTCGCTCCCGAAAGAGCTGCGTCAACAGATGCTCGGCTTCTTCCAGGAGAACGAGGAGTGGGTGGCGAACGTCATCGCCGACCTTCGCCCAGAGCTCGACGCCGCCGCTCGGATGCGTATGGCCAGGGAAGTGATCGCCACTCTCCAGGGCCATTTGCTCATCGCCCGTCTATATCAGGACGGGTCCGTCTTCGACCTTGTCTGGAGCGGCCTCGAGCAGCTCCTCATGGCCACGTCAACCGAATGACTTCTCGGGCCCATCTAGTGATAAGCGAAAGGACCGATCCGGATGAACGGCATCATCAAGGGGATTGCTGCTCTTTGCTGCGGTGCAACGTTGGCGGCGGCCAGCGCGGGATGCAGCACCAAAGGCGCATCGGACTCTTCTGACTCGGTCGCAGTCGGGGTCGCGCTTCCCCTGAGCGGAGCGCTGGCCAGCAGCGGGCAGACGATGTTGCGCGGGTATCGACTCGCAATCTCCAGCCTCAATGCGGCCGGCGGTGTGGACGGCAAGAAGGTGAAGTTGGTCGTCGAGGACGACAAGTTCGATCCAGCGACTGGCCAGTCGGCGATAAAGAAGCTCGTGACTCAGGACCACGTCAAAGCAATCCTCGGCACCTATGGAAGCGCTCCCGCACTCGCGGAATCTCAAGTCGCTGAACGCTACAAGGTGCCGAACATCCAGCCCGAGGCCAGCGACGGCACGATGGTGACTCGAGGCTACAAGTACCTGTTCAATACTTTCCGGCTCATCGATGAGACCGAGGTGCATTTCATCGACTTCCTCAAGCAGGTCGTCAAGCCCAAGAGCGCAGCTATCGTTTACATCAACAACTCTTTTGCGACAGACGGTGCCAACAAGTTCGCGTCGCTGGCAGCGGATGCGGGCATCAAGCTGGTCAAGTCGGTGAGCGTCGAGTCGGGAGCGTCCAACTTCACTGCGGCGCTCTCCAAGGTCAAGAGCGCCGATCCCGATGTCTTGCAGTTCATCGGCTACGTGCCCGACGAAATCGTGTTCCTGAAAGGCCTGCGTACCCTGAACTTCGCCCCGCGGGTGGTCTTCACGCAATCAGGCGTCGCCTTCGACCCCTCCGTGCGCGATGCGCTCGGCAATGGCCAGGACGGCGTGACCGGTATGCCCGACTGGTTCCCGGGCTCGCCGTTCCCCTCTGCGAACAAGGTGGCGGACGAGTACCAGAAGAAGTATGGCCAGCCCGCACGTGAAGAGGTCATCAAGGCCTATCAAGCGGCCCAGATCCTGCTAGCGGCCATCAAGCAAACCAAGGGCGGGTCGTCGCAGGCGATCACCGACGCGATCCGAAAGACCGACATGGACGTCGTCGGTGGGCACGTCACGTTCGCTGCAAATGGTCAGGCCTCGATCGGAGCTGTCATCGCGCAGCAGCTCGGATCCTCGGCGCGAGCCATCTACCCCGAGGACGTCGCCCAGGCGAGTTGGAAGCCGTTCCCAGCATGGAGCGACCGCTAGCCGCGCCCAAACTTTCCTGCCCGGAAGGAAAAGCTCGATGGATGTCTTCCTGCAGACGCTCGTCACCGGAATCTCCGACGCGACGCTCTTCGTGATGCTCAGCTTGGGCTTGACACTGATGTTCGGTGTGCTCGGCGTCGTCAACCTTGCCCAAGGTGACTTCATGACCGTCGCCGCGTACGTGGGCGTTGCAGTCGTTGGACTGGGTATGGGGCCGGTCCTTGCGTTGGGTGCGATGGTTCCGGCGCTTGCGGTTCTGGCTGTGATCTTCTACTACGGCGTGATTCGGCCGACCGCCGGCCGCAATCACGAGAATCAGTTGCTCGCGACCTTTGGATGCGCCTTCCTGCTGCAAGGACTCATCCAGGCCGTCTGGGGACCAGATCCGAAGGCAGCACGCCAATCCGGTGCAGCATGGGGGCTCGGGGGCGTGAGCATCCCGCACGATGTCGCTCGTAACCTCCTTGTTGCGGTGGTCGCTGTTGCCCTGCTGTGGATGCTGTTGAACCGGTCGCGCGTCGGTCGGCAGATCCGGGCGATGTCTCAGGACCCGGTGGGCGCTGAGCTTCTCGGCATCAACACATCAAGGATCGGTCTGATCGCGGCGATCGTCGCGTGTGCGCTCACTGCCGTCGGCGGAGTGATCCTGCTCAGCATCTCCAACCTGAGCCCGACCACTGGATACTCTTTGATCCTCAGCGCGTTCGCGGTGGTGATCGTTGGCGGCCTCGGCAGTCTCTGGGGGACGGTGGCCGCGAGCTTGATCTTGGGCTTCGCGACGGAGCTGGTTGCGACGTACGTGGGTTCTGGTTACACCAGCTTGGTCACCTTCGTAGCGATTGTCGTCGTACTGCTTGCCAGACCCCAGGGGCTCGCTGGATCGGCGGTGATCGCGCGATGAGCCGACGGACGCGGTCGGAACGGCGCTCAGCATGGATGGTTTCTGGCCAGACCCGGCAGGCCCGCGGAATCTGGTGGGTCCTTGTCCTGGCGAGCGCGGCTGCGATCGTTTGGTTCCCTTTCCTTGAAGGGCCCTACTACCAGAGTGTGGCGGTCACTGCCTTCATTCTCGTTCTCCTTGGCGTTTCCTGGAACGTGATGGGTGGCTACGCAGGCATCTTTTCGTTCGGACAGGCGGCATTCTTCGGCGTGGGCGCCTATGTCGCCATCCTGCTGACTCAACATGGCGTTCACTACCTGCTGGGCCTCGCGGCTGCTGCCGGGTGCGCATCGGTGTGCGGCTTTGCTCTCGTTCCGTGCTTCCGCGTTCGCGGGATCTATTTCGCGATCATCAGCCTCGCTCTCGCGAGCTGCTTGGGCGTAGTCGCGAACCAGAAGTTCCCGGGTGGCAGTGGAGGCGTCTTTGCTGACCTGCCGTTCGGTGCCTACAGCGCAGTTCCCTACTATCTGGCAGCCGGGTGTGCCGTCCTCGGGGTGGCAGTCAGCTTGATCGTCAAGGTCAGTCCCCTCGGACGTGATCTAAGTGCCATTCGCGCGGACCAGGCTGCCGCGGAGTCCGTGGGCGTCAATGCCATGCGGTGCAAGCTCGTCGCGACTCTCATCGGAGGAGGGCTGGCCGGCCTGGCTGGCGGGGTCTACGCCACCACCCAGGGCTTCGTCGACCCTGGGACCGTCTTCAACTCCAACTACAGCCTCCTTCCGATCCTGGTCTGCGTCCTTGGCGGACTCGGCACCGTCAGCGGTCCCGCTCTGGGCGGGGCCGCATGGTCGATCCTGAACGAGGTAATCCGTAGCCACACAACAAACGGTGCATACAGCCAGCTGCTCTACGGAGCGGCTCTGCTCGCACTCGCTCTGTTTCTCCCCCGTGGCGCGTTGGGCATTCGATTTCGCCGGCAACCCCGAAGCGATCTCGACCGGAAGGGTGAGGCCCCCGAACCAGAGCGGATTCCTACGTCGTCGCGAAAGCAGTCTAGGCAAGCTGGCGCGGACCATCTGACTTCCGAGTGTGAATCGGTGAGCGGGCAAGCGGCAGTCAGGAAGGTGCTCGATGTCTAATACAGACACTGTCCTCGAGGTCCGCAACCTGACGCGTAGGTTCGGCGGCGTTGCCGCAGTTCAGGACCTCGCATTCGACCTCGTCGATGGCGAAGTCCTGGGTGTCATCGGCCCGAATGGTGCGGGCAAGTCGACCCTGATGGCTCTCCTCTCGGGTGGTCTTGCGCCCACCCATGGAGAGGTCTTCTTCGACGGAAGGGACGTAAGCAGGGTAGGTGCCGCCTTGCGTGCCCGTCGCGGTCTAGCGCGTACGTTCCAGATCCCACGGCCCTTCGCTGGACTCACAGTCCGACAAAACCTCGAAATTGCACATCAGCACCGGTTCGATGACCGATTCGGCAGCGTGGACGTCGTGCTCGAGTTTTGTGGTCTGGCCGCTCGCGCACACGTGCCCTCGGAAGAACTCACGCATGCAGACCAGCGGCGACTCGAGTTCGCTCGCGCACTCGTCACCGGACCGAAGGTGATGCTGCTGGACGAGCTCGGCGCTGGTCTGATTGCGTCGGAGGTCGAGGAGTTTGCCTCTCTGATCCGGCAGGTCCAGTCGCGGGGGACAACCGTCATCGTGGTCGAGCACGTCATGGCGCTCGTCATGGGCGTATCGGACCGCATCCTCGTGATAGATCGCGGCCGATTGATTGCGTTGGGCACCCCCGACGAGATCCGTGCGAACGACGACGTCATTGCCGCCTACCTCGGCGGGACTGAGGAGTGAAGATGCTGACCATTCGTGGACTCTGGGCCGGCTATGGGCGACGTGATGTGCTCCGCGACGTAGGCATCGAGGTGGACCCTGGAAGGCTCGTGGCGGTGCTGGGAGCAAACGGTGCTGGGAAGACCACGCTCATGAATGCCGTCGCAGGCCTGTCGCGTGTCTCGCGTGGCTCCGTCCTTGTCGACGACGTCGACGTCACCCACGTCGCGGCGCACAAGCGTGTCGCCCACGGCCTGTGCCTGGTCCCCGAAGGCAGGCACCTCTTCCCTGCGATGAGCGTGCTCGACAACCTGATGTTGGCAGACAGGAGCTCAGCTCGGACGGCCACGGCGATGACCCTTCAGGAGGTCTACGACATCTATCCAGTGCTCAGGGAACGGCAGCATGTTCCTGCTGGAAACCTCAGCGGCGGTGAGCAGCAAATGGTGGCAATAGCACGAGCACTTCTCATCGGCCCGCGATACCTGCTGCTCGACGAGCCTTCGACCGGCTTGGCGCCCCGACTTGTGCGTGACGTCATCGAGACGGCACGCGAACTGGCGAACAAGGGAATCGGCGTGCTGCTCGTCGAACAGAACGCGCACGAGGTCATGCGTGTCGCGGACTTTGCATATGTGCTTGAACACGGTGTGATCACAGGACGCGGTGCGGTCGCTGATCTCATGAAGGACGAAGCGCTCCGCCGTTCATACCTAGGGGGATAGGCGGGAGGACGACTCACATTGCGTCTTCCGGAAGACCTCCTTCGAGACCATTCAAGAAACCGAACCTGGAGAGACCCATGCTGTGTGTCGAGTTGAACGGCAATGTGTTGGTGCTGCGCTTGAACGTGCCAAACACGCTGAACGCTCTCACGCTCGAGATGCTCGAAAGCCTGATCACGAGCTGTCAGGACGCGGAGTCGGATCCGGCCGTCGGTGCTGTTGTTCTTGCCGGGGCAGGTCGTGCCTTCTGCTCCGGTTGGAATCGACGAATCGTCCCTGACAGCCCGGCCGAAACTCTGGCGATAGATGCTCGCGGCGGCGCGGCCGTGGACACGCTGATGGGCTTGTCAAAGCCGGTTGTGGCCGCTCTTCACGGGGCTGTCGTCGGTGGCGGGGTCATGCTGGCCGCGGCGTGCGACCTCCGACTTGCTGCCGACGACACGTACTTCTGGTTGCCCGAAGTTGCGCTCGGCACCCCCGTGCTCTGGCGAGGGCTGAAGCCGCTCGCCGCAGAGATTGGACTTCCTGCGGCACGCCACCTTGCGCTCACCGCTGATCGTAAGGACGTCCAGTGGGCCCTTCGCGTAGGGCTGGTTCAGGAGAGGGTCGTCGAAGATCGACCAGTGGAGGACGCTGCCGTCGATGTCGCCCAGCGACTGGCAGCGTTCCCCGGGCATGGAGTCTCGTTGGCCAAGCAAGATCTCGGGGACATGCGGGAGAGGATCGTTCGCGGCGGGCACGGCTTCTCAGCCAAAGATGTATTTGTGTCGTTGTCCGCTGGCGAGTTCGTCGATGACACCCGGGGCGAGTCACGTGACTAGCAAAGTTGTGCTTCAGCGTCTGGGCAGTATCGCGCTCTGTGCACTGCGCGGGGAGCCCGCGGAGCGACTGTGCGCAACGGATGGGCCGTTGCCCCGGTGCGCCTGCTATGAGAGGACATTTGGTCGGTGTTGAACCCAATTCCCGTTCCCGAGGACATCGGCAAGAAGGTGCTGAGCAAATACGGCATCCGGACGACCTCGCAGAGTCTGGTCACGAGTGTTGAGGATCTGCAGCGGTGGATCGGCCAGGTCGATCCAGCGGCCGTCGTACTGAAGCTGTCGATGGATCGGCTCACACACAAGTCGCGTGTAGGCGGCGTTCGGACAGGCGTGTCGCCCGATGCGGCGCCGGATGCGTATCGGGAGTTGGCCGAGCGCGGTGCAGCCTTGACCGAGGAATATGGATCGTTGCGCGGCGTACTTGCTGAGGAGGACGCCGGCACGGGCGTCGAAGTCGCAATCGGACTGCATGTGGACGACGACTTGGGTCCGCTGGCCATGATCGGCAATGGTGGCAGTGCCATCGAGGAGACTCGTTGCGTTGCATTCGCGCCGGCCCCTCTCGACCGCGCTGCCGCGGACGACCTTGTTCGGCGATGGTCCCGGCTTCCCGGCTCTGTCGCTCCCGTCATCGGGAGGTCCGAGCAGGCGAGCCTTAGCGACACTCTTGTCCGAGTCGCCGGCGCGGACGGATTGGCCATGAGAGAAGACATTGCGACGGTGGACATCAATCCGATCATCGTCACCGCGGGCAGCACGGTCGCTGTGGATGCCGTGCTGATCCATGCAAGTGATGGTGGCAGTCCACGAGCATGGCTGAGCCGGATGAGCGCCGCGATGGGAGTCGAGGCGCCTGCGCTGCGCGCACTGTTCGATCCGACGAGCGTCGCGGTCGTCGGGGCCTCGGGTGACGAAACCAAGGCCGGAAACAGGCTCACCAAGAATCTCATCGACTTCGGCTATCGAGGCGCGCTCTACCCGATCCATCCGACTGCAGCGTCGATCCTGGGTTTGCCCGCTTACCGCGCGCTTCGCGACGTACCTGGACCTGTCGACAAGGCGATCGTTCTCGTCGGTAGCGGACAGGTGCCGGACGTCATCGGAGAGTGTGTCGAGGCCGGTGTTGAGGTCGCACAGATCTACTCAGCCGGCTTCTCCGAATATGCCGGCTCAGAGGCCGCCCTTGAGGGAGAGATTCTGGCCAGGATCCAGGGGACGACGACCCGCGTGGTGGGCCCGAACTGCTGGGGTGCCTACAGTCCTCGCTCGCGGATCACAACGACGACGGCAGACGCCGCGGGGATCCGCGACGGTGGCGTTGCCTTCATCAGTCAGAGTGGGACTCACTTCGTCGACATCGTTCGACGCTCAAGTGTTCGCGGCCTGCCGCTCTACGGAGCGGCATCGGTCGGCAACTGTCTCGACGTGAAGCCGCATGAGTTCGCCCGCTTTCTTCTCGATGACGAGAGAGTCACGGTCCTCGGGCTTTACCTTGAAGGCACCGTGCAGGCTCGGCAACTGGCGGAAGTAGCCGCGGCGTCGACCAAGCCCGTCGTGGTCATGCGAGGTGGACGAAGCGAAGCCGGCAGCCAGGCCGCCAGCAGTCACACTGCCGCATTGGCCACGGACGACGCCGCGTGGACCGCAGTGATGGCGGCCGCAGGCGTGGTGGTGGTCGACACCATCGAGGAAATGATGGATGCATTGTCCGCGATCGACCTGTTTGGCAGGCTCGCGGGCCCAAGGCTCACTGTCTTGGGCACGGGCGGCGGCGTTGCTGTTACAGCGGCCGACGTGGCGACAACGGTTGGGTTGGAGGTTGCGGCCTTCACTGAGAGCATTCAGCAACAGCTGTCCGAGCGCTTCGGTTCGCCCGGCACGAGCATGGCCAATCCAGTTGACCTCGCAGTATGGAATCTCTTCCCCAGTGACGCGAGTGCGGTCGCGGACCTGCTTGGCGTCGTCGCCGACCCCGCAGTCACCGACTCGTGCATCGCATATCTGGAAATGGGCTCGCTCTTCGACATGTCGGAGCATGGCCGTGCGCAACGTCTGATCGATCTCCTTCTCGCGGACATGGAGAAGGCGGCAGTCGGGAAGAAGCTCTCACTGGTGCTCCGTTCGGGTGGGGCCGCGTGGGAGGACGAGATCGTCCGCGCAGCCGAGAGGCGACTTCGCGCCGCGGGAGTGGGCGTCTACTTCCGGATTCAGGATGCAGTGCGCGCTCATGCCGCCGTGTGGCGAGCCTCGTCACGCCCGGCAGCCGTCGGTGGGTGAGCTCTGCGGTTGACCGACCGAACAGGCCACCTCCGCATCGGACCGCTCATCGAGGGGAGAGTCCCCTGGAGTGGTGCAACTCGGGCCCGCGGATTCGTGCCGGCTCGTGTCGGTCCCGGACGTAGGTGGGCCACCGCGTGAGGCTTTGTGAGAACCGTCCAAGGAACTCACGAAAGGCTTCTCCACGATGGCCCTGTCCCAGTCTGCCCTGCTCGAGCTCGTCGAGGATCTCAAGACCACCGATGCGAGCGAACTGATGCGTCGGATGCTCGCCACGATGCTCCAAGAACTCATCGACGCCGAGGCGTCCGCGGTGATCGGCGCGGCGCCTCACGAACGCACCGAGGCCCGCACCACCCAGCGCAACGGGACCCGGGAGAAGGTGGTCACGACCGGTATCGGGGACGTGGGCGTGAAGATCCCGAAGACCCGCACGGGGTCGTTCTTCCCGGCACTGCTCGCGCCGCGGCGGCGCATCGACGTCGCCTTGCACGCGGTGATCATGCAGGCCTACATCGAGGGCGTCTCGACCCGCCGGGTCGATGACGTGGTGATCGCGATGGGCGGCACCGGGGTCTCGAAGTCCGAGGTCTCTCGGATCTGTGCCCAGCTCGACGCCGAGGTCGCCACGTGGCGCACCCGACCGCTGGATGAGCAGGCGTTCCCGTATGTGTTCCTCGACGCGACCTATTGCAAGGCCAGGATCAACGGTCGGGTCGTGTCCCAAGCGGTCGTGATCGCTACCGGCGTCTCCGCCGACGGGCACCGTGAGGTCCTGGGCTGTCAGGTCGGCGACAGCGAGACCGAGGAGTTCTGGACCGAGTTCCTCCGCGACCTGCGCGGCCGTGGCTTGGGCGGTGTCCAGCTGGTCATCTCCGATGCCCACAGTGGCCTGGTGGCCGCGGTCGGTGCCGTGCTGCAGGGCGCTGCCTGGCAACGCTGCCGACTCCACTTCATGCGAAACGTGCTCACCAAGGTTCCCAAGGGCGAGGGCGAGATGGTCGCCACCTGGATCTGCACGATCTTCACCATGGGCACCCCGAAAGCGTGCCCAGCTCGACCACGTCGCCGACACCCTCCAAGCCGGCCACCCCCGCGTCGCTGAGATGCTGCGCGACGCCAAGGCCGATGTGACCGCGTTCTCCGACTTCCCCCAAGCCCACTGGCGCAAGGTCTGGTCGACCAACCCGCTCGAGCGGCTCAACAAGGAGGTCAAGCGCCGCACCGACGTCGTCGGGATCTTCCCCAACACCGACGCGCTGCTACGGCTCTCGGCCTGTGTCCTGATCGAAGCCCACGACGAGTGGCAAGACACCGACCGCCGCTACCTCTCCGAGGGATCGATGGCGCTGCTCTATCCAACCGAGCCGACCGCACTGATCACCACCGTGACCACCGTCGAGGAGGTGCCCGAACTCGCTACTGCATGATTGACCCAACTCGCGAAGTCACACGCGAAGAGTTACACCACCCCACGGGACGTCACCTCGTGGCGCCGTCACCTTCTCAGTTAGTTCGCGGCAGGAGTCGCACCGCTCGCGTCGAAGTACCGGCCTGAGGACAGCCACTTGCCTCCGTCAACCGTGAGGCTCGCTCCTGTGATGAACGAGGCCGCCGGGGATAGCAAGAAGACCGAGGTCCAGGCGATGTCCGCAATCGTGCCCACGCGCCTGAGGGGCACCGACTGGGCGACTCGAGCGAGGTGGCCGATACGATCTGTGCCCATGCGGGTTGCGGTGTCCACACCTTGCGTAGGCGTGTAGCCGGGGGCGAGCGCGTTGACGCGGATGCCGCGCGGCCCCCATTCCACGGCAAGGCTCTTGGTCAGCGAGTCCACGCCCGCCTTGCCTACGCCGCCGTGAACCCGGCCGGGGTTGCCCGTGATCGGCGACGTGCTCGTGATGTTGAGGATCGCGCCGGCCTTTCCAGCGATGAAGAGGCGCTTTGCGAATGCCTGGCACATGAAGAACGTGCCGAACGCATCGGTTTCGACGACCGCGCGGAATCCGTTCGGAGTCAGATCTTCGGCGGGTACACTAAACGTCGCACCCGCGTTGTTGACGAGAAGGTCTAGAGTTCCGAGGCTCCCCTCGGCCGTGTCGACTGCTGCCACGATCGCTTCCGGGTCGCGCACGTCGCAAGTCACCGTTTTGATTGCGCACCCTTCGCGCCGCATCTCAGCCGCGAACGCTGCAAGCGTCTGCGTGTTGCGACCTGCGACGGCGACCGTGGCGCCCGCAAGCGCCAGGGCAGTAGCGATGCCGCGACCCAAGCCACTCGCGCCGCCGGTCACCATCGCGACGTGACCGTTCATTAGGCCCGACGCAAAGGGGGATTTCTCGCGAAGATCTTCGATCAGAGTCATCAACAGAGTCCTTTGTCTGCAAACGGCTGACCGGGCCGAGTGTCCAGGACACGCTGTCCATCGCGAGCGTTCATCGCGGTCCTGGCCACGACCACGGCACAACCTGGCGGAGCGCAGCTGGGAACTCCATGGTCGCGTATTCTTCCCACTTGGCCAGATGGTGCCTCATCCGGTCTTCGGCGGCCTGACCGTTGCCGGTATGCAGTGCTTCGGTGATCGTCTGGTGCGCCGCAATGACCCCCTTTCGTGTACGCGGCGTGTATGACAAGCCCACGACGTGGCCGTCCATGATGTCGAGCAGCGAGTCGGCCAGGTATCTGAATAGCGTGTTGCCTGAAGACCAAGCGACGACGTTGTGGAACCGCGCGTTGAGTCCCCTGAAGTACGCGTCGTCGTCATCATCGACGTGCCCGTTCATCTCATCGATCGTGCTCTGCAACTCGATCAGCGCCGGCTCCTTGATGCGTTCGGCTGCGAGACGGCAGATCATGGGCTCGATAGCCGCGCGGACCTCGACGATTGACTCGAACGGCGTGCGCTGAAGTTGGAGGAGGAAGACGATGGTGCTGGCAAAGTGGCCGGAGTCTGGCTCCTGAACGTAGGGG includes:
- a CDS encoding ABC transporter ATP-binding protein; the protein is MLTIRGLWAGYGRRDVLRDVGIEVDPGRLVAVLGANGAGKTTLMNAVAGLSRVSRGSVLVDDVDVTHVAAHKRVAHGLCLVPEGRHLFPAMSVLDNLMLADRSSARTATAMTLQEVYDIYPVLRERQHVPAGNLSGGEQQMVAIARALLIGPRYLLLDEPSTGLAPRLVRDVIETARELANKGIGVLLVEQNAHEVMRVADFAYVLEHGVITGRGAVADLMKDEALRRSYLGG
- a CDS encoding branched-chain amino acid ABC transporter permease; the encoded protein is MDVFLQTLVTGISDATLFVMLSLGLTLMFGVLGVVNLAQGDFMTVAAYVGVAVVGLGMGPVLALGAMVPALAVLAVIFYYGVIRPTAGRNHENQLLATFGCAFLLQGLIQAVWGPDPKAARQSGAAWGLGGVSIPHDVARNLLVAVVAVALLWMLLNRSRVGRQIRAMSQDPVGAELLGINTSRIGLIAAIVACALTAVGGVILLSISNLSPTTGYSLILSAFAVVIVGGLGSLWGTVAASLILGFATELVATYVGSGYTSLVTFVAIVVVLLARPQGLAGSAVIAR
- a CDS encoding amino acid ABC transporter substrate-binding protein; amino-acid sequence: MNGIIKGIAALCCGATLAAASAGCSTKGASDSSDSVAVGVALPLSGALASSGQTMLRGYRLAISSLNAAGGVDGKKVKLVVEDDKFDPATGQSAIKKLVTQDHVKAILGTYGSAPALAESQVAERYKVPNIQPEASDGTMVTRGYKYLFNTFRLIDETEVHFIDFLKQVVKPKSAAIVYINNSFATDGANKFASLAADAGIKLVKSVSVESGASNFTAALSKVKSADPDVLQFIGYVPDEIVFLKGLRTLNFAPRVVFTQSGVAFDPSVRDALGNGQDGVTGMPDWFPGSPFPSANKVADEYQKKYGQPAREEVIKAYQAAQILLAAIKQTKGGSSQAITDAIRKTDMDVVGGHVTFAANGQASIGAVIAQQLGSSARAIYPEDVAQASWKPFPAWSDR
- a CDS encoding ABC transporter ATP-binding protein, encoding MSNTDTVLEVRNLTRRFGGVAAVQDLAFDLVDGEVLGVIGPNGAGKSTLMALLSGGLAPTHGEVFFDGRDVSRVGAALRARRGLARTFQIPRPFAGLTVRQNLEIAHQHRFDDRFGSVDVVLEFCGLAARAHVPSEELTHADQRRLEFARALVTGPKVMLLDELGAGLIASEVEEFASLIRQVQSRGTTVIVVEHVMALVMGVSDRILVIDRGRLIALGTPDEIRANDDVIAAYLGGTEE
- a CDS encoding acetate--CoA ligase family protein is translated as MLNPIPVPEDIGKKVLSKYGIRTTSQSLVTSVEDLQRWIGQVDPAAVVLKLSMDRLTHKSRVGGVRTGVSPDAAPDAYRELAERGAALTEEYGSLRGVLAEEDAGTGVEVAIGLHVDDDLGPLAMIGNGGSAIEETRCVAFAPAPLDRAAADDLVRRWSRLPGSVAPVIGRSEQASLSDTLVRVAGADGLAMREDIATVDINPIIVTAGSTVAVDAVLIHASDGGSPRAWLSRMSAAMGVEAPALRALFDPTSVAVVGASGDETKAGNRLTKNLIDFGYRGALYPIHPTAASILGLPAYRALRDVPGPVDKAIVLVGSGQVPDVIGECVEAGVEVAQIYSAGFSEYAGSEAALEGEILARIQGTTTRVVGPNCWGAYSPRSRITTTTADAAGIRDGGVAFISQSGTHFVDIVRRSSVRGLPLYGAASVGNCLDVKPHEFARFLLDDERVTVLGLYLEGTVQARQLAEVAAASTKPVVVMRGGRSEAGSQAASSHTAALATDDAAWTAVMAAAGVVVVDTIEEMMDALSAIDLFGRLAGPRLTVLGTGGGVAVTAADVATTVGLEVAAFTESIQQQLSERFGSPGTSMANPVDLAVWNLFPSDASAVADLLGVVADPAVTDSCIAYLEMGSLFDMSEHGRAQRLIDLLLADMEKAAVGKKLSLVLRSGGAAWEDEIVRAAERRLRAAGVGVYFRIQDAVRAHAAVWRASSRPAAVGG
- a CDS encoding branched-chain amino acid ABC transporter permease, which produces MAVTAFILVLLGVSWNVMGGYAGIFSFGQAAFFGVGAYVAILLTQHGVHYLLGLAAAAGCASVCGFALVPCFRVRGIYFAIISLALASCLGVVANQKFPGGSGGVFADLPFGAYSAVPYYLAAGCAVLGVAVSLIVKVSPLGRDLSAIRADQAAAESVGVNAMRCKLVATLIGGGLAGLAGGVYATTQGFVDPGTVFNSNYSLLPILVCVLGGLGTVSGPALGGAAWSILNEVIRSHTTNGAYSQLLYGAALLALALFLPRGALGIRFRRQPRSDLDRKGEAPEPERIPTSSRKQSRQAGADHLTSECESVSGQAAVRKVLDV
- a CDS encoding enoyl-CoA hydratase/isomerase family protein, whose translation is MLCVELNGNVLVLRLNVPNTLNALTLEMLESLITSCQDAESDPAVGAVVLAGAGRAFCSGWNRRIVPDSPAETLAIDARGGAAVDTLMGLSKPVVAALHGAVVGGGVMLAAACDLRLAADDTYFWLPEVALGTPVLWRGLKPLAAEIGLPAARHLALTADRKDVQWALRVGLVQERVVEDRPVEDAAVDVAQRLAAFPGHGVSLAKQDLGDMRERIVRGGHGFSAKDVFVSLSAGEFVDDTRGESRD
- a CDS encoding TetR/AcrR family transcriptional regulator, encoding MTATTGQGTSQSTTRERILELATNVVQRSGYHALHFADLADGVGIKKASLHYHFPTKEALGRTVMTTYRQQMRGQLAEIDAGTRDPMARLAAYVGLYRGVIDGSADHMCPGGMLAAETMSLPKELRQQMLGFFQENEEWVANVIADLRPELDAAARMRMAREVIATLQGHLLIARLYQDGSVFDLVWSGLEQLLMATSTE
- a CDS encoding FadR/GntR family transcriptional regulator translates to MMATHVSGDNLRNQNGSGGDTAPLPPRPVRSVPKPVKSSILLAETILRDIVREGMVPGDALPPEKVMVDRYDLGRATVREALRLLEYQGAVQIRQGVNGGPYVQEPDSGHFASTIVFLLQLQRTPFESIVEVRAAIEPMICRLAAERIKEPALIELQSTIDEMNGHVDDDDDAYFRGLNARFHNVVAWSSGNTLFRYLADSLLDIMDGHVVGLSYTPRTRKGVIAAHQTITEALHTGNGQAAEDRMRHHLAKWEEYATMEFPAALRQVVPWSWPGPR
- a CDS encoding SDR family oxidoreductase, producing MTLIEDLREKSPFASGLMNGHVAMVTGGASGLGRGIATALALAGATVAVAGRNTQTLAAFAAEMRREGCAIKTVTCDVRDPEAIVAAVDTAEGSLGTLDLLVNNAGATFSVPAEDLTPNGFRAVVETDAFGTFFMCQAFAKRLFIAGKAGAILNITSTSPITGNPGRVHGGVGKAGVDSLTKSLAVEWGPRGIRVNALAPGYTPTQGVDTATRMGTDRIGHLARVAQSVPLRRVGTIADIAWTSVFLLSPAASFITGASLTVDGGKWLSSGRYFDASGATPAAN